Genomic DNA from Xiphophorus hellerii strain 12219 chromosome 16, Xiphophorus_hellerii-4.1, whole genome shotgun sequence:
CTGGGGGAGTGCGCCCTCTCCCAGTCCCAGGACCGGCTGACGCCGCCCAGCCACGCAGCCAGCACCGTCTTCTCTCTGTCCCGCAGCGAGTCGCTCTGGACCCCGGAGCCGCCGCCCAAAAGATGCGACGTGTTCTGGTTCCCCATTCACTTCATGTCCACCGGGGGCAGCTTCCTGGCCTGCGGCGTCATCATCAGCGGCCTGTGCTTCGCCAGCCAGTGCCAGCCGGCCCCCGCCCTGCTGGGACCGGCCCTGCTGTCCATAGGGCTGATGGTGCTGGTGGTGGGGGTGGTGCTCATCCCCATCACCAAGAAGAACAGGAAGCGCTCCCACATGCGGAGGCCCCTCGGCTACTACAAGCCTCCGGCCGTCGACGTGTGACGTCATCGGGGGTTTCCCGGTGACGCTGCGGCGTTTTCAGCATGAGATGAAATCCAAGAAATATTTATGATGCGGCTCAGCATGGAGACATTTCTGTTCCCCGCCGGGTCAGCGGGGGGTCGGGTGTAgagttacactgtaaaacattaacGGCAACATTTAGGTTGACTTAGTCTGTCACTTTattcatttagtttataaatgtcagaatcccaaagtaaatatttagtttactaaATATGAAGTTAACAAGCTgcatatttagtttcaaactaaatgctTACTT
This window encodes:
- the pirt gene encoding phosphoinositide-interacting protein, producing the protein MSHVSPHGPISLPLEVMPGSPENIPLGECALSQSQDRLTPPSHAASTVFSLSRSESLWTPEPPPKRCDVFWFPIHFMSTGGSFLACGVIISGLCFASQCQPAPALLGPALLSIGLMVLVVGVVLIPITKKNRKRSHMRRPLGYYKPPAVDV